The genome window ttgcggccccgggaaggactggatcttgcccttCCAGGGTATTGTCGGTGTTCCGATCCCCGGCCAAGGATCATTCCCAAGCATTGAAGAGAGCCAGGGTGCATGTCCCCCTGATTCTGGGCTTCTCAGATGAGGACATGGTTGGGACCATATAGCCCCATGACGATACTTTGGTGGTAACGCTGAGAATTGGCGGGTACGATGTCAGAagggtgatggttgatcagggtaGCGCTGTGGATGTAATGTATCCAgacttgtacaaggggctaggtttgaagccAGAGGACTTAACAACCTACAATTCTCCTCTAGTAAGTTTCGAGGGAAGGATGGTCGCTCCCAAAGGACTGATTAGGCTGCCTGTGCAAGTAGGTACGGATGTGGTGGATGTGGactttattgtcgtagatgttttttctccgtaCACGGCTATCATGGgtagaccttggcttcacacccTTAAGGCGGTCTCGTCTACtctgcatcagaaggtgaagtacctgTCCGGAGGCCAAGTGTTGGAAATAGTAGGGAGTCAggcggctgctcggcaatgcctaGTAGCGGCTATACAGCATCGGCTAGAAGCAGAAACCTCAGCTAGGACCGATAATGagttatagcaattaaagtccCCAGCATCAGGCTTGGACGTACCAGCCgatggggt of Quercus lobata isolate SW786 chromosome 8, ValleyOak3.0 Primary Assembly, whole genome shotgun sequence contains these proteins:
- the LOC115957128 gene encoding uncharacterized protein LOC115957128, which produces MDRIDKYRRVEEDQLQGKGKAKVIPQERRDFRLDRYNSSRPWRDFVGQSGSADAQVVNAIFREPVQQPHDDTLVVTLRIGGYDVRRVMVDQGSAVDVMYPDLYKGLGLKPEDLTTYNSPLVSFEGRMVAPKGLIRLPVQVGTDVVDVDFIVVDVFSPYTAIMGRPWLHTLKAVSSTLHQKVKYLSGGQVLEIVGSQAAARQCLVAAIQHRLEAETSARTDNEL